The following coding sequences are from one Coffea arabica cultivar ET-39 chromosome 11e, Coffea Arabica ET-39 HiFi, whole genome shotgun sequence window:
- the LOC113717214 gene encoding protein COFACTOR ASSEMBLY OF COMPLEX C SUBUNIT B CCB4, chloroplastic isoform X1, translating into MGAGTLIRPTPLKSSPLSQQRPPPGPPTPGYHSSNSISIPRSSTPVKASSSLNSQGDYRGPKPKREWVADWVSQNDDVVRSLPIYVGGLSLLAVLVNRTISGIAPVADASSSQSRADLLTLGLAVTNILNGLVWLSIRPKSVSAVNPEGVECQSICPLLPDFISSELLWVWESLSDATCCRSLIIVYDKRVILQIGFATASSNTHDAVVVDVDKLMKGSLYQGALKSKSQSYLANLSLYPAKSELPFLPPNTQAVILQPLGDKGLAIIGGDMIRGFTTSDQAWITLVGEKLDATLAK; encoded by the exons ATGGGGGCGGGAACACTTATCCGTCCAACTCCATTAAAATCCAGCCCCCTGTCCCAGCAACGGCCACCCCCCGGCCCTCCGACTCCCGGTTATCATTCCTCTAATTCTATTTCTATCCCGCGCTCCTCCACCCCCGTTAAGGCATCGTCTTCTCTAAATTCCCAG GGAGATTATCGAGGCCCGAAGCCAAAACGGGAATGGGTAGCAGATTGGGTTTCTCAGAACGACGACGTTGTTAGGAGCTTGCCCATTTATGTTGGAGGGCTGTCGCTATTAGCTGTTCTCGTTAATCGTACTATTTCCGGCATTGCTCCGGTTGCTGATGCCAGCAG TTCTCAGTCTAGAGCAGATCTATTGACCCTTGGATTGGCTGTCACAAACATCCTGAATGGTCTAGTATGGCTTTCTATCAGACCAAAATCTGTGTCTGCG GTAAACCCTGAAGGTGTGGAGTGCCAAAGTATATGTCCTTTGCTTCCTGATTTCATATCCTCAGAGCTCCTTTG GGTATGGGAGTCTCTATCAGATGCAACATGCTGCAGGTCTCTCATTATTGTGTATGATAAGAGAGTCATCCTCCAAATAGGGTTTGCTACTGCATCATCTAATACTCACGATGCAGTAGTGGTTGATGTTGATAAATTGATGAAAGGATCGCTTTACCAGGGTGCTTTGAAATCCAAATCAC AGAGCTACTTAGCCAACTTATCTCTTTATCCTGCCAAGTCTGAGTTGCCATTTCTGCCTCCCAATACACAG GCAGTCATCTTGCAACCCCTTGGTGATAAAGGACTCGCCATAATTGGTGGTGACATGATCCGGGGATTCACTACTTCTGACCAG GCATGGATCACCCTGGTTGGAGAAAAGTTAGATGCTACACTTGCAAAATGA
- the LOC113717214 gene encoding protein COFACTOR ASSEMBLY OF COMPLEX C SUBUNIT B CCB4, chloroplastic isoform X2, with protein sequence MGAGTLIRPTPLKSSPLSQQRPPPGPPTPGYHSSNSISIPRSSTPVKASSSLNSQGDYRGPKPKREWVADWVSQNDDVVRSLPIYVGGLSLLAVLVNRTISGIAPVADASSSQSRADLLTLGLAVTNILNGLVWLSIRPKSVSAVNPEGVECQSICPLLPDFISSELLWVWESLSDATCCRSLIIVYDKRVILQIGFATASSNTHDAVVVDVDKLMKGSLYQGALKSKSQSYLANLSLYPAKSELPFLPPNTQSSCNPLVIKDSP encoded by the exons ATGGGGGCGGGAACACTTATCCGTCCAACTCCATTAAAATCCAGCCCCCTGTCCCAGCAACGGCCACCCCCCGGCCCTCCGACTCCCGGTTATCATTCCTCTAATTCTATTTCTATCCCGCGCTCCTCCACCCCCGTTAAGGCATCGTCTTCTCTAAATTCCCAG GGAGATTATCGAGGCCCGAAGCCAAAACGGGAATGGGTAGCAGATTGGGTTTCTCAGAACGACGACGTTGTTAGGAGCTTGCCCATTTATGTTGGAGGGCTGTCGCTATTAGCTGTTCTCGTTAATCGTACTATTTCCGGCATTGCTCCGGTTGCTGATGCCAGCAG TTCTCAGTCTAGAGCAGATCTATTGACCCTTGGATTGGCTGTCACAAACATCCTGAATGGTCTAGTATGGCTTTCTATCAGACCAAAATCTGTGTCTGCG GTAAACCCTGAAGGTGTGGAGTGCCAAAGTATATGTCCTTTGCTTCCTGATTTCATATCCTCAGAGCTCCTTTG GGTATGGGAGTCTCTATCAGATGCAACATGCTGCAGGTCTCTCATTATTGTGTATGATAAGAGAGTCATCCTCCAAATAGGGTTTGCTACTGCATCATCTAATACTCACGATGCAGTAGTGGTTGATGTTGATAAATTGATGAAAGGATCGCTTTACCAGGGTGCTTTGAAATCCAAATCAC AGAGCTACTTAGCCAACTTATCTCTTTATCCTGCCAAGTCTGAGTTGCCATTTCTGCCTCCCAATACACAG TCATCTTGCAACCCCTTGGTGATAAAGGACTCGCCATAA